In a genomic window of Cytobacillus sp. FSL H8-0458:
- a CDS encoding carbon starvation CstA family protein: MATFLGSIVLLIAGYAIYSKVVERIFGINDSSPTPAYTEKDGMDFVPMSWWKGSLIQLLNIAGLGPIFGAIMGALYGPAAFIWIVAGSIFAGAIHDYFSGMLSLRHKGEQFPSIVGRYLGKPAKTFINIFSILLMVLVAAAFTAGPAQLISSITPLSFMASLLIIFAYFILAAVLPVNRIIGKIYPLFGAILIFMAVSIAVALLFSEKSIPNVTLSNLHPGELPIWPLLMVTISCGAISGFHSTQSPIVSRTLKKESDGRKVFYGAMIGEGIIALIWAAAGMTLFGGTGGLQDALAAGGPAGVVNEISGSLLGTFGGILAILGVIILPITTGDTALRSSRMMLAESLSSLIKMDGKWKVIITTLPVALPTLYLATIDYSFLWRYVGWTNQVTAAVMLWTATMYLLKNNKFHWISGVPALFMTGVVSTYIFYAPEGFQMDYQLSMLIGSVITFIITGWYVYQIVKQKQLSKNKPSLKAA, from the coding sequence ATGGCGACTTTTTTAGGATCAATTGTTTTGCTGATTGCAGGTTATGCCATTTATTCCAAGGTAGTGGAGCGTATTTTTGGTATAAATGACAGCAGCCCTACACCCGCTTATACGGAAAAAGACGGAATGGACTTTGTTCCAATGAGCTGGTGGAAAGGCAGCTTGATTCAACTTTTAAATATTGCTGGGCTAGGTCCCATTTTCGGTGCAATTATGGGGGCATTATATGGGCCCGCAGCTTTTATCTGGATTGTTGCCGGATCTATTTTTGCCGGGGCGATTCATGATTATTTTTCAGGAATGCTTTCTCTAAGGCATAAGGGGGAACAATTTCCAAGCATTGTCGGAAGATATTTAGGAAAACCGGCCAAAACGTTCATTAATATCTTTTCAATTCTCTTAATGGTTTTAGTTGCCGCTGCATTTACTGCCGGTCCGGCACAGCTGATTTCAAGCATAACTCCATTAAGTTTTATGGCATCATTGCTCATTATTTTTGCTTACTTTATCCTGGCAGCTGTTTTGCCTGTAAACCGTATAATCGGAAAGATTTATCCTCTGTTTGGAGCAATTTTAATCTTTATGGCAGTTTCCATTGCAGTTGCACTGCTTTTCAGCGAAAAATCCATACCGAATGTAACACTGTCTAATCTTCATCCTGGTGAACTTCCAATCTGGCCTTTACTGATGGTCACCATTTCATGCGGAGCGATATCAGGTTTTCATTCAACACAAAGTCCGATTGTCTCACGCACATTAAAAAAGGAAAGTGATGGAAGAAAGGTTTTCTATGGTGCCATGATTGGCGAAGGAATTATTGCCTTAATCTGGGCAGCAGCGGGCATGACCCTTTTCGGCGGAACAGGAGGGCTTCAGGATGCATTAGCGGCTGGCGGTCCAGCGGGAGTGGTTAATGAAATTTCCGGCAGCCTCCTTGGTACGTTTGGAGGAATCCTTGCTATACTAGGTGTAATCATCCTGCCAATTACAACCGGAGATACCGCCCTGCGTTCCTCAAGAATGATGCTGGCAGAATCACTTTCGTCTTTAATAAAAATGGATGGGAAATGGAAGGTTATCATCACCACTTTACCTGTGGCTCTTCCTACTTTATATCTGGCAACAATCGATTACTCATTCCTTTGGAGATATGTCGGATGGACAAATCAGGTTACAGCGGCGGTCATGCTTTGGACAGCTACCATGTATCTTTTGAAAAATAACAAATTCCATTGGATTAGCGGTGTTCCTGCATTGTTTATGACCGGTGTAGTATCCACCTATATCTTCTATGCCCCTGAAGGCTTTCAAATGGATTATCAACTATCAATGCTTATCGGATCAGTCATTACATTCATTATTACAGGCTGGTATGTTTATCAAATCGTAAAACAAAAGCAGCTGAGCAAGAACAAACCCAGCCTAAAAGCTGCTTAA
- a CDS encoding 3-methyladenine DNA glycosylase: protein MADKTNSEKNNSIEQEKKKENNRDIEPQREPEKPQEENRK from the coding sequence ATGGCGGATAAAACCAATTCAGAAAAAAATAATTCGATAGAACAAGAAAAAAAGAAAGAAAACAATAGAGATATCGAACCCCAAAGAGAGCCTGAAAAACCTCAGGAAGAAAACCGGAAATAA
- a CDS encoding HAD-IA family hydrolase, whose amino-acid sequence MNILWDFDGTLFDTYPAYTAIVREVMSDKKVSDEEIFCQLKVSFSDAFQHFKLNDKQIKTTRMRARQLRPSDLKPFPDVEQVLKQADKNVIMTHKERDDVLSILTFHKLDGYFTDMVAGDDGYPRKPHTASYEFLHDKHKVDLAIGDREIDILPAKKLGIRTCLFQNEAPGADYYLKHYKDFNKIIKPY is encoded by the coding sequence TTGAATATACTTTGGGATTTTGATGGCACTTTATTTGATACATATCCAGCTTACACAGCGATCGTCAGAGAGGTTATGAGTGATAAAAAGGTTTCCGATGAAGAGATTTTTTGTCAGCTAAAGGTTTCTTTCAGCGATGCTTTTCAACATTTTAAATTAAATGACAAACAAATAAAGACAACCAGGATGAGGGCGAGACAGTTGCGTCCAAGTGATTTAAAGCCTTTTCCTGATGTGGAGCAAGTATTAAAGCAGGCTGATAAGAATGTAATTATGACTCACAAGGAAAGAGATGATGTTCTTTCCATATTAACCTTCCATAAATTAGATGGATACTTTACCGATATGGTAGCAGGAGACGATGGCTATCCCCGCAAGCCTCACACAGCTTCTTATGAATTTCTGCATGACAAGCATAAGGTTGATTTAGCAATAGGGGACAGGGAAATAGACATCCTGCCGGCAAAGAAACTTGGCATTAGGACCTGCCTTTTTCAGAATGAAGCCCCTGGAGCTGATTACTATCTGAAACACTATAAGGATTTTAATAAGATAATAAAGCCATATTAG
- a CDS encoding helix-turn-helix domain-containing protein, whose translation MNKEIIKLIRKSYNMTQRDFARVVSCSFSLIALVEVGKRRVTADLENKIKIAFDLDDQQMQSLASLVSEISKVPPFM comes from the coding sequence ATGAACAAAGAAATTATTAAGTTAATCAGAAAGAGCTATAACATGACACAGCGTGATTTCGCAAGAGTTGTAAGCTGCAGCTTCTCTTTAATAGCTCTGGTTGAGGTGGGCAAGAGAAGAGTAACAGCTGATCTGGAAAACAAGATCAAAATTGCTTTTGACCTCGATGACCAGCAGATGCAGTCACTTGCTTCTCTTGTTTCGGAAATCAGCAAAGTCCCCCCTTTCATGTAA